ACCTGCAATGAATGTTCGGCTGCCTGCTGTTCGATTTCACAAACCTGCGCTTCTTGTCGTTTGCTCAGACAGTGCGGACACACTTCTACGCCATTGAAGTAGGTCGGATTGGACTTGTCGGGAAGATAGACTTCCTGGCAGTCCTCACAGTTTTCTTGTCGTGGTTTCATTTGGGGGATAGTGTTTAAAATAATTTTACAAAAGAATGACCTTGGTTTTTAGTAAAAAACTAATTATTTTAGTATTGCGCCAAATATACTACATTATTTTTCAAACTGGGTAAAGTTTCTGCAATTTTTTTTATTTTTTTTTTGAACGACTGTACTTCAAAAGCTTGAATCAAATATTGAGATTCTTTTTCGGTTGTACCAAGACCAATGTACCTACTGTCATCAGCAACAAAGCCAAAATAAGCAAGCCCCATTCGGAAAGGGTGGGGACAGGAGGGGTTGAATCTGTAAGCTGCACATCTGCTGACCAGCCACAAGTATTCACTACAGTACTAAACCTTGAAGCAAGGGTAAGACATCCATTTGTAGAGGTGAATAGAGTGCCTGTGCTCCCTACCATTAACGATAGCTCCTCACCCTCAACACTCGAGTTATAAAGTTCAGGGTCTGTTGATGTGGGGTTGGTTGAACTTCCACTTGAATTACTAGCAGTAACTGGTGCAGCCCCATCAAAAATGGCCAACCAATCAAAATTACCAAAAACTCTAAATTCAGTAAAGTTGATTGAAATTTGCTGCCCAGGAGGAGCACAATAGGTGGTGACAGTGATGCAGCCACAATTTGGGTAATTCCCCAAAGGCCCTTCAATAGTCGAACTACAGTCACCTCCAGGCCCTCCATTCATTCCATCAGAGGCATCGTGAACGCTGTCGCCAGTTGATGGATAGATAGTTGTTGTTGTACCTGCATCAGGAACAATCTGAGTCTGAGCTAAAGAAGAGAGTGAAAATACAAGTAGGAAAACGGGGACAAAGTGTCTTAAACAGTTGAATAAAATGGTAAAAGATTTGGGCATTTTTTTTTAGTCTTTAAAGGTTTCAAATATATTCTCTATTTAATTTTTTGACACTTACAATGTAGCCATTTTTTGGTCAAAATCCAAATCTAAACGACATGCCATAATTGTCGTTTCTTTGTTGTCCTACAAGCAATGAATAGGTTCCGTCCTCTTGTTGGAGATATGCCCTTT
The Chitinophagales bacterium genome window above contains:
- a CDS encoding IPTL-CTERM sorting domain-containing protein, with amino-acid sequence MPKSFTILFNCLRHFVPVFLLVFSLSSLAQTQIVPDAGTTTTIYPSTGDSVHDASDGMNGGPGGDCSSTIEGPLGNYPNCGCITVTTYCAPPGQQISINFTEFRVFGNFDWLAIFDGAAPVTASNSSGSSTNPTSTDPELYNSSVEGEELSLMVGSTGTLFTSTNGCLTLASRFSTVVNTCGWSADVQLTDSTPPVPTLSEWGLLILALLLMTVGTLVLVQPKKNLNI